The genomic stretch AGAATGTTGTGCAGCAGTCGTTCCAACCTAGAGTCTCTCAGCCGCTTCATACGTGTCGCAAGCAATGGATCAAAAGTGGTTTCCGGAGTGAATGCATTTAAAAAGCAGACTGTCATTTGGAGCCACTTTCTTGAATTCCAGTTTTCTCGCTCGCTGGAAGGTTCAACTATACTAAAGTTAGCGTATGATGTATCCCTGGTTTGCATCATTTACCTTGTTTACACCACTGCCATAGGTTATGGACTTCGGCACGGGAAGGGTAAGAAACTTGACCGTGCTCGCCAGTCACCTTCACACCATCCTCATTGAGATAGAAAAATGGATCTTCGATCACATTCTGGAACAGGTCCTTAGCCACTAAAGCCTGGCTGAGAATGAGGGGCAGAAGCTCAGAGATATTGGACGGCAATTTCTCAACCAACGAGTCCCAGTCAGCTTGGAGACAATACCCCTCCAGGCCAGCAATTagcttctgcttctcttcgtcgGACAGCTGCTTTTCCAGAGTTGCCCACTCCACTGACCATTCCTGCAGACGCTCCTGTATGACGTGGAGTTTCTTGtgaatatcctcatcatcgtaAGGAAGCCACGTACCCCCACGCAAAAAGTACCCAGGGCAGTCGATAGGATCAGGATACTGCGACAGGTCTTCATTGCGCGATGGGCTCTCCTCACCGGTAGGATCGGAAGGCTGTAACTTATCGTCACCCTGCGACGGGGCCTTATCTGAACCTTCTCGCTGAGTTTGAGTTGGCTCTTCCTCAGGAGTAGGAGACTGTGGCGCAGGGTTCGAGgcctctccttcttcgacctttgtcttcttgggCGGAGATGGCGGAGTCGCGGGTTGTTCTTCGGTAGGGGAGATACTTCTTTTGTTCAGTCTCGCAgatcgtcttcttttcttgagCCGCGACTTGCATTAATACAATGAACGTTTGATAATATGGAGCAAGCCATCTTACCACctgccttttctctccctggGTGCTAGGCGCTTCGCTGACTGCCCGAGGCTCTGGTTCTGGGGTTGTCGGAGGTTGAGCAGTCTCCCGGGGTGCAATGGTTTCTTCCTGCGATGCCCCAACATCAGTTCTTTGACCACGGCTGAAGAATGAGTACGGCCAAAAGGGCCAACTGAACAAGTGAGATGTAAAATGGGACCGCCATACTTCAGCCTGCTTGGTGTCAGAGCCCATGGGCTCTTCGCTTCCCTTCTTGGTCATGTCGAGCTTGGTTCTTTGAAAGGAATCGCCAATAGATGAGATCGTGGACAAAACTAGTGTAGGGGGTACTCTGATACGAGTATAGgagaatgaaaatgagcTGGGATCGATCTGATGCTCTGGTATTCGTCGTGGGCGAAAATAGGCATTCTTATATGTAAGATCCTTCGGAGCTGCATAAGATTTGGTGACAGTGAATGCTACCCTACCCTATGAGTAGCAAGCAAAGCGGGATAGAAGGCCGCATTCAAGAGCGAATAAGGTTGCTATTCTAAAAACAATGACATGACCTAAAGATCAAAAGACCAGAGAGCAGTACTTTATGCAAGGCGTGTTTATTTGTTAGACTTGTGCAACCACCTCGTTTGAACATTGTTTACTTTGCCACCACATCTCCCAACATAGTATAGCCGAAAAGATAATGATACGATCTACCTTCTATCTAGAACATACTTCGAGAAGCTTTAAATAGTTGGGCTCAATAATTGTAATATAGACTTGTGACAAGGACGTAGGCAAATATAGgctattttctttgtttccaaGAATAAATGTAAAAGTGTATGAACAATAATCTGAAATCCTCAAGCTACGCACAAAGCAGACAATGAGACGAATCAGAGTGGTGTTACATCGTTTGAACATAAACACTAACGTCCTTCTCTGGTACGGGATTGGGTATAATTGTTGGTAGAAACTGGTAACAAAGACTTGACTAGCTTTTGAGCTAGGTGATATCACGGGGTACACCTTGGATGACGAAGTAGgacaaagagagaggagtTTAAAGAATCAGATAAAGGTCATAATAGGAAAAATGGTGAACGTACTCAGGGCCCATGAGTAAGGAACGGATGAGCAAATCCTACCCATGATAGGACAATAGTGGCTAGAGTTGAGGGCAACAAAGAGCTCTGAGTCTCAACCAGTCTCAGCGACCTACTACTGCAACTCCCCAATGTCAGGATATCAACCAGAGCACTCAAAGGCCTCTTACACTGTAAACCGAATGTACAATGATGTAACTGCGCATTGTGCAATATCTTATTGTCATTCTTATATCTCTGGGTTATACAGCCTACAGCAATAGTAGGCAAAGCTTGCAAGCTGCTTTTCTTGTACTAGATACAAGGCCATCTATTGAGCTGCCTGATTATGACGCTGTTCACAACTCTAACTACATTGTTCTTGAGTAGAATAATACACATAGCGGACAAGATAGCAAACTCTAAAGTTAGATCAGTATTGAACAGGTGCTCCATTCAATTTGAAGTATCCTGGCTGCAGTGTTTGGTAGACGCCACGGGGATCGTACGTTGCTGCCACTTTCTGCAGGCGGGCTTTGTTGTCCGCACCATATCCCGCAATGACATCCTGGAACTGACTGCCATAGTTCATATAGATGTACTGATGGGCAATCCCACGCTTCTTTGCTTCGTCAGTGATGACTTTGTAGTAATTGTGAATGAAAGTGTAGACAGCATTGTCATCAGCAGCGTTATCCCACCAAAAGGCCATGTTGAATAATATAAGCGGCCCTTGTGATGTATCCAAGCCCAAGGCATTGCCACCGAACTTAGTCACGTTGGCCAGCATCGGCTCCGTCAATGCCTGGTAAATTATTACGGGGTTCCCACCCGTGATATTAGCTGCTTGCGGCACGATCTTGAAGTAATATTCGGCCGCCCAGAGAGCAAACGATTCATCCAGCTGCGTCGCAATTGTCCAGTACATCTCCCGGTGTCCGCTAGGGTTTtggtcattgatatactcGCAGTACTGCACCAGGCTCCTGGACTCGGTTGTGTCGGCCAATGCGGGAATGTCTCTGTATGGCTTAAAGATGGGTGGGTCTGTGATATTCAGGGCGTACGAGAGCTCCGCGGACGCAACACTCACTCCTTGCATACGGGCAAATGCTACGTACTGTTGGGCGTTGCCATCGGCTGTCGCGCCACGGGAGACACTTCCAAAAGCGCTGACGACCTCCGGGAGTCGAGCTTCCTCAAAGACACGCGTAGTCCCGCGCATTGTCGAACTCGGGATTGTGTACAAGTTAAACTTGGTAACTAGACCAAGGTTATTGCCTCCGCCGCGGAGAGCCCAGTAAAGATCCGGAAAGTTTGTTGCGTTAGCCGTCACAATTCGACCGCTGGCTGTCACGACCTATATAGGCCGTAAGTATGTGCATTTGACTCCaggagcaaagaaaaggctgaCCTCAAAACTCTCCACGTTATCCAAGGCCCAACCATACAGGTTGGAGTGAAATGAAATGCCACCGCCAGTAACAAATCCCCCCACCCCAAGGCTACTCTCCCGGCCGCCGATAGCAGCTAATCCATACGGTTCGAGTGCCTTGTAAACCCGCCCCCAGAGATTCCCTGGCCCAATAGATGCGATGGAATGGTCCTCATTCAGGCTCACCTCATTCATATCAGTGAACCAGATGGTGATACCTCCAGGGCTACTAGACGCGCCCCGGAAGGCAGCGTGGCCGCCGCTCTTGGCCGCGAACGGGCACCTGGTCAGCTGAGATAACAGCACAACGATGGCAACATCTGTGTTGACGCTAGGCTTGAAAATACAAGACGGACGAACCTCTGCTTGCTGCTCAGACCAAAAAGCGTCCGTGAAAGTGGTATAGCTCGTGTTCTCTTGATCTAGGACTTTTTCGGAGCCAAAGACGGACTCAAGACTAGCGCACTATGGTCGAGTTAGGTACGCTGGATTGCTCAGGAACAGGGGTGTTTATGGCTGGGGACCTACAGCTGCAAGGCATGCTGACTCTGTTGATCGTTTTGATAAGTTTGTCAATGCAGGTATGCTGGATGTATCAACGCCATAACCTTTCAACGCTGCAGTGACGTTGAAATTGGCCGGTTCAAAACTGCTGTCGGCCTGCACTAGAGTAGCACCGCTAGCGATGAGCCAGGCGCCTACCAAAGAAATCGTGCGTATCATGAAGTCAAATAACCAACTGTATGAAAACTAGAGTccaaggaaaatgaagaatacAGATAAGCCTAACGGTGtggagagaaatatatataataaaacAACATCAATGGAAGCATAAAAGGATCATCTGGTGTAGTGATGGACTACATTGCGAGAGGGAGATAGATCAGATCTATAAATATGCCGAGTTGTGTGGATTGGCCCATCCACCAGCGAACTTTGTGCTGCTGAAGGATGACGGTGCAGGAAGGATGCAACGCAGCCTGGCCCCATATGCCACGTTTCGATGCAGCTAGTTCGCATGGAGCATGCACTAATGATTAAGTAAACCAAATTGCTGCTCTATCTTGCGGACGGTGCGCTTCGGTAGATGAAATATGATATGCCGCTTCTTAACAAGTTACTATTTACGTAGTAAGATTTTGGTAAACTACTAGGTCAAAAGTGTTGCAACACGGCAGAACGCGAACCGCGTCAAAAAACACCAACTATTTCAAACGCCTACCACACAACAAAAATGGGGTATTTGGGACTGAAATTAATTCACAGAGAAGAACCGTATCTGAATAACCTAGTGAAGCAAGTGCTGCTTTGCAAGAAGGTCTATATACCGAGCAAATTGCCACTAAACTTGCTGAAGAATTTGGCGTTGCGCGTTCTACTATCTCGGTTAAATCAAAGGAATTAGTTCTTACTCAGACCCAAGCCGATTAAACCCTAGTTTATATTGGCCCCCAAATAACGATGGATGATGCCCCTGCTGATCTTCTATACTGAAGGTTTCTCGAAGAATTTTTCAGCGGCCACTAAGTCATTGTGGTTGGTGCGCTCGATTAACAACCTTTGCTCCTTCTCAATCGACACTTGATATGGTTTCACCAGCGACGCATGGCAATTAGTGCTTATGCTATTCAAATCCACGAGGCCTCGTGCGCCACGGCTTGCCACTATTTGCTTTACCTCACACATCCTGTGCGACAAAATATTACAGGGCTAATGGGGTTAGAGAAGTAGGTCGGATTGTTACTCACTGGAACTGCTGTAGCAGTAAATGATAGGTTGTTTATGTCTTTACCATAAACCTAAAcaaattttctttctcgaaGTTCAACATTACGCTTTGGCATGATCAAAGGTTGTATAGGAAAGCTTGAAAGGACTGGCAGCGATGCCTGGCTGAAAATATTTCAAATATGTCCCCAAGCACTTTAAAACCGGCCTGGAATATCGATTTTGGTACCGACTGAGAGATTTTCTTACTATAGCTTATGACGATGCAAATATTAATAAGCACTACTGGGTCTAGAGTATGCTTGTATTCTCGATGCTCATTCTGTTAGCCGGCCTAGGAAGGAGGGGGCAGTCTTCGACTCCAAC from Aspergillus oryzae RIB40 DNA, chromosome 1 encodes the following:
- a CDS encoding FAD-binding oxidoreductase (predicted protein) codes for the protein MIRTISLVGAWLIASGATLVQADSSFEPANFNVTAALKGYGVDTSSIPALTNLSKRSTESACLAACASLESVFGSEKVLDQENTSYTTFTDAFWSEQQAEVRPSCIFKPSVNTDVAIVVLLSQLTRCPFAAKSGGHAAFRGASSSPGGITIWFTDMNEVSLNEDHSIASIGPGNLWGRVYKALEPYGLAAIGGRESSLGVGGFVTGGGISFHSNLYGWALDNVESFEVVTASGRIVTANATNFPDLYWALRGGGNNLGLVTKFNLYTIPSSTMRGTTRVFEEARLPEVVSAFGSVSRGATADGNAQQYVAFARMQGVSVASAELSYALNITDPPIFKPYRDIPALADTTESRSLVQYCEYINDQNPSGHREMYWTIATQLDESFALWAAEYYFKIVPQAANITGGNPVIIYQALTEPMLANVTKFGGNALGLDTSQGPLILFNMAFWWDNAADDNAVYTFIHNYYKVITDEAKKRGIAHQYIYMNYGSQFQDVIAGYGADNKARLQKVAAT